CAGGAACAGCCGCCAGTTCAGCGGCACGGAGGCGGCGTCGGTGACCGCGTGCAGGCTCACTCCCACCTGGCACAGCGACTTCTTGCCCAAAGCCCCGCACCACTGGCGGGCCGCCCCCGCCGACTGGTCTCCCGCCTTGGGGAAGGAGGTGTCGTCGATCACCCACGCCTCCGGAGAGATCTCCGAGGCCACCTTCGTCGCAACGGACCGCAGCACCGGAACGTGGTCCCACGTCGACTGGCTGACGAACTGCTGCAACGCCTGCATGTTGCCGTCCGGCAGCCGCTCGGCCATCGGCTGGATCGACTTGCGCCGCCCGTCCAGCATCAGCCCACGCAAGTAACAGTCCCCCCACCCGCGCTGATCCTTTCGCTTCAACGACGCGAACGCCTCGGCAACGAACTCGCCAAGGTTCTCCCGCAGTTCCTCGATCTCCCCAAGATCCACGACCAGCAGCATGCACCACCACACGCCACCCGATCAAACCAACCTAACGAAGCACTACTAGAGCCATGGTCGGAGTGTAGGAGCGGGCCGGGGAGTCGGCCCGCTGAGCCGTTCCGCAGGACTGGAGGGCCTCAGCCCGAGGCCTTGGCGATGATGCGGCCCATCTCCTCCTGGCCGAAGGCCCGCATGGTGGTGCTGCGGACGTTGCCCAGGCCGGAGACCTGCAGGAGCACCGCGGTGGCGGTCTCGTCGTCGGGGGCCTCTACGACCGCCACGATGTCGTACGGACCTACGGTCCAGTAGAGGTTCAGGACCTTCATCCCCAGCTTCTGTGCCGCTGCGGAGAAGGCCTCGGAGCGCTGCTGGGTGTCCTTGTAGCCCCGGACCCCCTGATCAGTCCAGTTCAGCAATGAGACATATGTCGGCATGGTCTTTTACTCCTCTGAAGGAGACACAACACATCGTCGGTCAATTCTGAGCACCATGCGTGTCATGCGCATTTGGAGGCGCGCCGGACGAGTGATACGAGCGATGAGCGACCGGACTCGATCACCATGCCGCGGGACATTGCCGAAGCCGCCCGCGCACGCAGCGGTCCCTCCGGACTGTCCGCATACGTGGCCGCCGCCGCCCTCCTCGCCGACGCCGGACTGCACGGCCACAAACACGCCATCGACGCCATGCTCAGCGCCACCGCCCTCGCCGCCCCCGAACCGGCCACGGTGCTCACCTCCGACCCGGAGGACCTCGTCGCACTGTGCGGAGCGCGCGTCACCGTCCTCAAGGTCTGACACCCCGCGGCCGGAACAGGCCAGACGTCAGGAGCCTGACCCAGTCCTTGGGCCAGGCTCTTCTTCATTGCCTGTCACCGTCACCCCTGGCCTCGCCGCAATGCCCGGCAAAGGAGGAGGATGGGGGTGAACCATGAAGGAGGCCC
This window of the Streptomyces sp. SLBN-118 genome carries:
- a CDS encoding GYD domain-containing protein; its protein translation is MPTYVSLLNWTDQGVRGYKDTQQRSEAFSAAAQKLGMKVLNLYWTVGPYDIVAVVEAPDDETATAVLLQVSGLGNVRSTTMRAFGQEEMGRIIAKASG